A genomic region of Bernardetia sp. ABR2-2B contains the following coding sequences:
- a CDS encoding Ezrin/radixin/moesin family protein: MFRFILASLCFIFLLSTSSVFAQSMSKEQQKVWKKKQKSMSVQDFKKKVEGYETAIDEASKLERQVVSTSQALMEKERVIDSLEQALADTQKEAESTASNSDASSSDGKDDYSKGTVYRVQVGAFRNKDLMKFVGHRRFHAEEDEDGVKKYTIAAFRDYWEADLFKKYLREMGVNDAWIVSYKDGVRVQIESVLSAQDQEMVQAGDSKNDDID, from the coding sequence ATGTTTCGTTTTATTTTAGCAAGTCTTTGTTTTATTTTCCTGCTTTCTACAAGCTCTGTTTTTGCTCAAAGTATGAGTAAAGAACAACAAAAAGTATGGAAGAAAAAGCAAAAATCAATGTCTGTACAAGATTTTAAGAAAAAAGTAGAAGGCTATGAAACAGCTATTGATGAAGCTAGTAAATTAGAAAGACAAGTCGTTTCAACAAGTCAAGCTCTGATGGAAAAAGAGAGAGTAATTGATAGTTTGGAACAAGCCTTAGCTGACACTCAAAAAGAGGCAGAATCAACAGCGAGTAATTCAGATGCTTCTTCATCGGATGGAAAAGATGATTATTCTAAAGGAACAGTTTATAGAGTTCAGGTAGGTGCATTTAGAAATAAAGATTTGATGAAGTTTGTCGGACATAGGCGTTTTCATGCTGAAGAAGATGAAGATGGCGTAAAAAAATATACTATCGCAGCTTTTAGAGATTATTGGGAGGCTGATTTGTTCAAAAAATACTTGCGTGAAATGGGGGTAAATGATGCATGGATTGTTTCTTATAAAGATGGTGTTCGTGTTCAGATAGAAAGCGTTTTGTCAGCACAAGACCAAGAAATGGTACAAGCAGGAGATAGCAAAAATGATGATATTGATTAA
- a CDS encoding DEAD/DEAH box helicase: protein MNVSPNESFKVVYSLYEHQFLGCLFESFVVQVKNNKLTFTYQNISSRNAHEFDKGLSESDYELIKLMDSIQQDAIIKKFSSVSSKVGKTNRTTKAGKKLTIFDFVDKIYDEEKGDKATQKLIEEYIEAKKVKILNLLLEKNKLVYTMQRDGTPTGEFIEIPKTAATILFHVYKNPESTQYYPTIRHDGKTIEFRQSNAKIVCNSSAWLLHKNVLYHFDRQLEGSKLKPFLRKKFILVNKSVEETYYKKFVASLISSYQVIPVGFTINTERHDPKAELHFKILSSSTGSLFDTAISTKNDSNESENTVIFELNFRYNDEVYKVSELNEHQNGHVVFENKDGNFIFTKFIRQILIEKVAISKLKELGLNIQKGKITLPRGRAFNWIAENETTLQKLGIELKQHQSEEGKNYFIGKSQISISIDENKDWFDINAKVFFGDYQIPFMQLRQYILKGQHEFTLPNGEIAVIPEEWFVEYSELFEFMQSKDEKFALKKHHLALVQNLEQGNLANVTMNRKLQKLYDADNFGEIEDFELPKGFKGELRPYQKAGYNWLRFLQEFNFGGCLADDMGLGKTVQTLALLQSQKEKEGEVAPSLLIMPTSLLYNWAVEAKKFAPNLKVWRYTGTDRNKDITTYFSKYDVILTSYGTMRVDVDILNQYYFNYVILDESQAIKNPTSAISKAVKTLKSRFKLILTGTPIENSTLDLWSQMSFVNGGLLGNQKFFKTHYQLPIEKQNDVDKARKLQTIIKPFILRRTKNQVATELPPKVENIIYVEMSKAQEKVYEEAKSYYRNEILKHIEIQGMGKSQIMLLQGLTRLRQLANHPKMVDEDYEGDSGKFSDLTEKLKSVLSEGHKVLIFSQFVRHLTLVRKELDKDKIKYSYLDGGTKDRKAEVENFQKNKDIKVFLLSLKAGGVGLNLTAADYVFMLDPWWNPAIEAQAVDRAHRIGQENKVFIYKFITQNSVEEKILALQQQKIALSQDLITTESSFVKTLSKNDIADILK, encoded by the coding sequence ATGAACGTTTCGCCTAACGAATCTTTTAAGGTTGTTTATTCACTCTACGAACATCAGTTTTTGGGCTGTTTGTTTGAGTCTTTTGTAGTTCAAGTAAAGAATAACAAACTTACTTTTACCTATCAAAATATTTCTTCTCGCAATGCTCATGAGTTTGATAAAGGGCTTTCAGAGTCAGACTATGAGTTGATAAAATTGATGGATTCCATTCAGCAAGATGCGATTATTAAGAAATTTAGTTCTGTTTCTTCAAAAGTAGGCAAAACAAATAGAACTACTAAAGCAGGAAAAAAACTAACGATTTTTGATTTTGTAGATAAAATATATGATGAAGAAAAAGGAGACAAAGCCACTCAAAAACTAATTGAAGAATATATAGAAGCCAAAAAAGTAAAGATTCTGAATCTTCTTTTAGAAAAGAATAAGCTAGTTTATACTATGCAAAGAGATGGAACACCGACAGGAGAGTTTATTGAAATTCCTAAAACGGCTGCAACCATTCTCTTTCATGTCTATAAAAACCCAGAAAGCACACAATATTACCCAACCATTAGGCACGATGGAAAAACAATAGAGTTTCGTCAGTCTAACGCCAAAATAGTTTGTAATTCCTCTGCTTGGCTTTTGCATAAAAACGTTTTATATCATTTTGATAGACAATTAGAAGGTTCTAAACTAAAACCTTTTTTGCGTAAAAAATTTATTCTCGTCAATAAAAGCGTTGAAGAAACCTATTATAAAAAATTTGTGGCTTCTTTGATTTCTTCTTACCAAGTCATTCCAGTAGGTTTTACTATCAATACTGAAAGGCACGACCCAAAAGCAGAACTACATTTCAAAATCTTGTCTTCTTCGACAGGTTCGCTTTTTGATACGGCTATTTCTACCAAAAATGATTCAAATGAAAGTGAAAATACGGTAATTTTTGAACTCAATTTTAGGTATAATGATGAAGTGTATAAGGTTTCAGAACTGAATGAGCATCAAAATGGTCATGTTGTTTTTGAAAATAAAGATGGTAATTTCATTTTTACAAAGTTTATTAGACAAATTTTAATAGAAAAAGTAGCTATTTCAAAACTAAAAGAATTAGGACTAAATATTCAAAAAGGCAAAATTACGCTACCTCGTGGGAGGGCTTTTAATTGGATAGCAGAAAATGAAACTACGCTGCAAAAATTAGGAATTGAACTCAAACAGCATCAAAGCGAAGAGGGGAAAAATTATTTTATTGGAAAATCTCAAATCAGTATTTCGATAGATGAAAATAAAGATTGGTTTGATATTAATGCAAAAGTTTTTTTCGGAGACTATCAAATTCCCTTTATGCAGCTTCGTCAGTATATTTTGAAGGGACAGCACGAATTTACATTACCAAATGGAGAAATTGCTGTTATTCCTGAAGAATGGTTTGTAGAATATAGTGAGCTTTTTGAGTTTATGCAGTCTAAAGATGAAAAATTTGCACTCAAAAAACATCATTTGGCATTAGTTCAAAACCTAGAGCAAGGCAATTTGGCAAATGTAACAATGAATCGAAAACTACAAAAACTCTACGATGCTGATAATTTTGGAGAGATAGAAGACTTTGAACTTCCAAAAGGATTTAAAGGAGAGTTGCGTCCTTATCAAAAGGCAGGTTATAATTGGCTGCGTTTTTTGCAAGAGTTTAATTTTGGTGGCTGTTTGGCTGATGATATGGGACTTGGAAAGACCGTTCAAACACTTGCACTTCTGCAATCTCAAAAGGAAAAAGAGGGAGAAGTTGCGCCCTCACTTCTGATTATGCCTACTTCACTTCTCTATAACTGGGCAGTAGAAGCCAAAAAATTTGCACCAAATTTAAAGGTTTGGCGATACACAGGCACAGACCGAAATAAAGATATTACTACTTATTTTTCAAAGTATGATGTAATCTTGACTTCTTACGGAACGATGCGAGTTGATGTAGATATTTTGAATCAATATTATTTTAATTATGTAATTTTAGATGAATCTCAAGCCATAAAAAATCCAACTTCGGCAATTTCTAAGGCTGTCAAAACCCTAAAATCTCGTTTTAAACTTATCTTGACAGGAACTCCGATTGAAAACTCAACGCTTGATTTGTGGTCACAAATGTCATTTGTAAATGGTGGACTTTTGGGCAATCAAAAATTCTTCAAAACACATTATCAACTTCCAATCGAAAAGCAAAACGATGTCGATAAGGCAAGAAAATTACAAACGATTATAAAGCCTTTTATTCTTCGTAGAACTAAAAATCAAGTAGCGACAGAATTGCCTCCAAAAGTAGAAAATATCATTTATGTAGAAATGAGTAAGGCACAAGAAAAAGTCTATGAAGAAGCCAAATCTTATTATAGAAATGAGATTTTGAAGCATATCGAAATTCAAGGAATGGGCAAATCTCAAATTATGCTTTTGCAAGGTCTGACACGTTTGCGACAACTTGCCAATCATCCAAAAATGGTAGATGAAGACTATGAAGGCGACTCTGGTAAGTTTTCGGATTTGACAGAAAAACTAAAATCTGTTTTGAGCGAAGGACACAAGGTGCTTATTTTTAGTCAGTTTGTAAGACATTTGACTTTAGTTAGAAAAGAATTAGACAAAGATAAAATCAAGTATTCGTATCTTGATGGAGGTACAAAAGACCGAAAAGCAGAAGTAGAAAATTTCCAAAAAAACAAAGACATCAAAGTATTTTTACTTTCTCTAAAAGCTGGAGGAGTGGGTTTGAATTTAACGGCTGCCGATTATGTATTTATGTTAGACCCTTGGTGGAATCCTGCCATAGAAGCACAAGCCGTTGATAGAGCGCACCGAATTGGACAAGAAAACAAAGTTTTTATTTATAAATTTATCACTCAAAATTCAGTTGAGGAAAAAATACTAGCTCTACAACAGCAAAAAATTGCGCTTTCACAAGATTTGATTACAACAGAATCTAGTTTTGTCAAAACGCTTTCAAAAAATGATATTGCTGATATTTTGAAGTAA